The Cucurbita pepo subsp. pepo cultivar mu-cu-16 unplaced genomic scaffold, ASM280686v2 Cp4.1_scaffold000995, whole genome shotgun sequence DNA window TGATACAAGCAACTCAAATGAACCAACTTTCTGCTCTGTACTTGTGTTTTATAGCTACcccattaaaatatatatccatTGGACCTGCTTGGTGAACGTAAATGGGCAATGGAAACATCCCCTCCCCTCTTTTATGAGTCTATGCCCAACAAAGTCCAAGTGtttttttaacccaaaaaaaaaacccaaacaaGTAATGACCAAAAATTAAGTGAGAACGATGTACAGGGGAAGGAAAAATCATTGTGGCCTGTACATAGGAGTGCTCATTGGGTTGAGAACAAAAATATCCATGATGAAGATCGTAGCAAATATTGCCTGTTTTAGTATGGTACGTATCGTCTTCATACAAAAATATCGTCTGTTGGAGGTGGAAATTGGAGGTTGGTGAGAGTGAAAAGCAAGGGAGTAAGATATGGATATTGTAGAAACCAACCGCCCCAACTGCAATAACTAAAGATTGAGTTGTGGTTGTACCCATTTGGGGAAAGCAGAGAGAGACAAGTGTCAAAGACAGGAGGTTGGAAGGTGGCAAAGACGAAGAAGATTGAAATCCAATCTTTAATTCACACGAGAAAAGTGGTAGAAATATAGgatacaaaaaggaaaaggaaaaagaaaaaggcattGGGATAAGTGAAGATAAAAAGTGGACAAATGTCGAGCCACAGGAAGTTGGGCTGCGTTAAAAGTTGTGAGTCGTAAAGAGGGGTTTGAACCAATCCCCTCTCCTCCTTTATAGCTTTTGATACACATCTTCATCTTCCAACCAACAAAACAAGAATGTTCCTCTcctaattcttttctttgacttttatctgtcttttttcatttgtgtCTCTGTCTGCGCCACTTTTAAAGGCTGTGTTCCCATTTTGGTTGGTACGTAGGGCTGACGAATTAGGAGTACACAACACATGTCAAAATGGTATTCAATatcaatctctctttctatGTTTCTTTTTGACGTGTCACACCACTTTCCCACACTATACTGCCGACTAAATTCTTCCaattaacatatttttcattcctctcgtatctattagagagaagtttccacctCCTTATAAAcgaattttttaagtttattaagCGGAGAAAAGTGAGATGTAAATGGGACGTGCaccaaaatgaagaaagaggagcaaggatttaaaaaattggaagctatgttatcattttcattctaaaaaagatttaaaagaagTGAAAGGAGTTTTGTCATGTTTACAACGTGCTATGAATTAAACCAATGGGCTGGAGTGGAAAGCCCAATCTGAGAGAACCCAATAGTATTTGGGCCTTGAATGGGCTGAACTGCAAAATCTTGTGGTTGGGCTTCTTGGAGGTTGGAAGCGAGAAATGCAATCTCAGCCCGAGTTTTGGCCAACTGGGTTTCTGCCACGTGTAATTGATGTTGTAATTGAGAAATAATTCCAACACATCCATAAACTGGATCTTCAATTCTGCATTTTGCCTCAAAGAACAAAGTTTCGGCTGCTTCGGGTCGTAGATGCAGAGGGAGTTGCTGATTATCAAGtaaaatgatatcaaattaaattaaataccaGAAACTCATAATAGTTcataaaaaaaggaagaagaaattacaTGGAGGAATTTGGCGACATTGCTGGCACCATAGATTCGATGAACAATGGCGAATCtttgaggattattggaaggaaagaaaggggaaaaaatgcAATCGGAAGGACATCTTCTTCTCAAATACTTACAAGCTGCACAACGACCAGAGATCATGCTAGAATCTTTGGATCAACAAATTTTGGAACAAAATAAGAGAACCAAGATTTTGATGCAGATTCTGTAGATCTTTTccctctatatatatacattttatgGAGTGTTCTTTCACTCACTTCAAGCCAACGgctatttttttcaatttaaaactCCCAATCATTAGATTTTGGAAGGAAAtgtttgtgtgtgtatatGGTAAGAagttaattcaatatttttgttcCTAAATTATCTCTATTGTGGAAGGAAACTTGAACATCATCCAATACAATTCATATACATTCATACTTTTTCAACATCATCCAATACAATTCATatacattcatactttattcACTGGGAGATTCatacaaatacaaatcatGTGCtctaaaatgaattttatctCCTAGCGGTTAGACTGTAGACTGAGAGTAGCTCTTCCTCTATTATGAAAATGAAGCATCACCCAAAAAGGTTCGTAACATATCGTCGTCCCAACCCTGCAAATCACGAGAACATAtgtcaaataatttaaatttgtgacGAATCAAGAGTTTCCTATTATAGAATAAGATTTAGGGAAGCTTGCAAGAGGAATGAGTCACAAATCAAGAGTTTCCTATTATAGAATAAGATTTAGGGAAGCTTGCAAGAGGAATGAGTATGCATTGCCTGGGCAGAGAGGGTTGAGGGTTGAAGATCTTGCTTTGATGAAGCCTCCATTTCAATTCCATTCCACATATGAGAGAGCTCCATATCACCCATTTCGTCCCTCTAAACAACATATAATGTTAATCCTTATATAACCCTTTTGTaaaaatgttagaaaaaatatgaacTACTAAACGTACCCTTAAAGAAGTTTGA harbors:
- the LOC111786083 gene encoding LOB domain-containing protein 24-like, which codes for MISGRCAACKYLRRRCPSDCIFSPFFPSNNPQRFAIVHRIYGASNVAKFLHQLPLHLRPEAAETLFFEAKCRIEDPVYGCVGIISQLQHQLHVAETQLAKTRAEIAFLASNLQEAQPQDFAVQPIQGPNTIGFSQIGLSTPAHWFNS